The Mycosarcoma maydis chromosome 8, whole genome shotgun sequence DNA segment acaagaagctcaaagGGACTGTACTCGAAAACAAACGCTACTACATGTTTTTCGGCGTGCCCGAGACGCTGAAGGCAAAGAACACCATCGAGTATTACGGCGCCGGCTACATCAACGCGGAAGACCATGTTGCTGTCGATCAACACCTTATGCCGCTGTTGAGAGTGCTGAACCAGGCAGCTGGAACCCGACCATAGGCTATTGCTACCTGTCAAGCTTCCAAGTATTGCAGCCATATCCGTTGTCCAGGCGTATTTTTCTTCCTGCACTTGCTCCTACAATCTCACGCCATTGACCTGAGGCGACAGAGTATGGATGAGCTCCAGTGATTACGATGGTCTCTTTTTGAAGTGTACTGTACACAGGACATACAATAAGTTATGTTGTGTTTTAAGATGAGTGTGTAGGAACGTtgtgatgacgaggaaaGCAATCAACCTCTTTGTAATCACACGCTGCCAACACGCAACTCGTGATTTTGTTGCGCAGGTGTGATTATAGAGAGGGAGGATGCGGACCCTGCAGATCATTCTTCGGATCAATAAAGATGGAATTTTCATTGCCCTTTTTGCTTGCGAGTTTTCTTTTCATAAACCgtcaagaatcgtgaatgataAGCGAGTTGCCTGTTTGGCGCTGAAAGGGCAAGAAAGCTTGAGCTTCAAGTCGATGGAGGTGAAAGGAGCGAACGCCTTGTGTGAAGAAGCGCCATCGACTCGTGTCGGTGCGTTGGTTGGGATAGCTTTGACACTCATAGACAGGCTTTCTGGCAGCGAGCGTGGACGAGGACCAGTCGGCGTAAGCTCAGCTCAACATTGGGTTGGCTTCTTTGTTCCCTCgcgagatgcagcagcaacctGTGCTTTGGGAGCGTGCACATTCGTAATTTGTCAGGCGGCCCGTGTACTGTACTTCGCCTTTAGGTTTGCTCGGACGACCGAGTGCTGACCGACGGCAGCTAAGCAACGTTTGATCGTGATGATTGATCGAGGCTGGAAAAGCTGCTAGAGATAGCGGTCCATGCACAAGGGCCACGGACCTTCTGCCCCGCAACTGGACgctcgatcggctcgacGGCACGGTTCGAGTCTCGAACTCTTGATTTGGGTTGCCACTGGCACTCATCCGATCTTGTGCTCGCCCATCTTTGGCACAAGCGACATCTCACAGTGACTGCTCTTCCGTTTATGTCCTAAGTGTTGTCAAGTTAGTCAGCGTTTGTTTGATTGCGGAGTTGCCATCTCGATTCGACACTCGAGTTGATTCGTGCACGGTAGTGAGCAAGCAAAACgcgcttcacgattcgtttCCTCATGCTGATCTCACCCTCCACgacagcaagagcaaggcCAACATCAAGCAAATCTGGGTTTCCACAtttgtggttcgtgattcgtgattcgtgattcacgattgccgaGCTGAAACACGCAaagcgagtcgtgagtgttgctggtgttggtggtAGGTTCCtgagcaatcgtgaatcacgagtggatttacaatcgtgaatcacagaatcgtgcCCCATTGAATCTTTTCGTCGCATACAAGTAtcacagttgtgagtttTAGCGTTggccgaatcgtgaatcgttcGTCAAGTCAAGAGTCTTGATTGTGCATGGTAACCATGTACAGGCGCTGATTTTGGCTGGCTTCTTGATTACTGGCGctacactcacgactaacgactgacgactcaagactcgtgacttttcCCTAACTCTGTGACTTATtcctgattcacgattgaaattcgtgatttttcCGGCGCAAACACAGTTGGATTCTCACACTCGCACTCACACCGCGACTCTGGACTCGCTTGCAggttcacgcttcacgattcacgcttcacggTTCACGCTTCAGGGTTGCATGTTGCAGGTTGCAGGTTGCGCCTTCCAGAGCGCTGGAGTGAGACTGCATGCTGCAAAGCCCCTTTGTGGGTGTGCGTGTCtgtgatattcgtgattgaataATATAGGCCGACTGGCTGCACTTGGGCGTCTTTTGGGCAgtcactcacaactgtgaCGCTCAACACCTCACTCacgctcacactcacgCTCACGCCTTTGTCACTCTCTCTTggcatcaagctcgacctatcatcatcgtcatcacaCTCACCTTGACCTTTGCCTTCACCTGCGCCTGTATATCCGCCTTCATCTATTCCATTCTCCTTCCTGCATCGCTCAGTtcatctctctctctctctttctcgctctcctccttctcgttTGACTGCCCTCCTTTGGCCTTCCTTTGGCGCGACTCtctccagctcgtccatcgtCTGCTTGTCATTCCCTGACATctgcatccatccatctTCCTTTGGCTCATTCGTCACGCCCAAAGTCATCTGCTCTTGATCGAACTCGAGAGGTCTTTCTGCCCAACCATTTGTTGCTCAACCTTGTTGCTTCACCTGATCCTCGGCTGCCTTTGCCCCCTCGATCATCTCACTCTATCCAAActgagcatcttggctcTCTCCTCGCCTGGCTCCTTGTGTCAGAACCAGACTTTGACTGCTTCCAACACAATCCACCGGCTTGTCTGCCTGCCCCTGAAAGTACGCTCGCCCTTTTGGACTCCACTTCCATACATCTTGATGCCACGAGTGCCCTCCGATTAGCCCAAATAGCAGACTGACGTCTactcgtccagctcggTGTGGCTTCCCCTTGCTTCCGCACCTATCTCTTTCCCACTTTCGCACACTCGTCTCTGGCTTTGTCGTCGCATCAACGCACAATGCCTACCACAGTGCCCTCGACGGTGGCCTCGGCCAATGCCGTCTCGTCCATTCAGAGTCAGAAGAAATTCAGTACCTTTGCAGGTCTCAGAGATATGTCAGCTCGCGGAGGCAGTTACAACGGTACTACCGGTCAGCCCAACAGCAACCGCACCAGCATTCGCGGTCTCTTTGACGAAGATGGCAATCCTGGCTCACTCAACGCCAGTCCTCGGCTTCCCACCACCGAACTCAACTCCACGCTGACAGATCCCGCGTCGGCTGCCGCCCTTGGCAGGTCTGCAGATGGACCGTGGAGCATCAGCGTCGCTGAAGCCAAGGATAAGCGCGAAGGCCGCAAACGCAAACAGCTGGTCGCATCCTACACTCTCTATGTAACTACTCCCACCCACAACCTCACTCTCATCCGCTCCGCCAACGATATCACCGAGGTCGACCAAAAGATCAGAGATGCGCTTCCGTCAAGTCGTCTTCCCGCCCTGCCCACGATGCCCAACTTTGCTCCCTCGTCTAGCGGTCGAAAGTTTTTCCAAACCCTATCCCGCACCTTATCTCCTGGCGCTTCTAAATCACGATCCACCTTCTCCAACTTGATCGGAGATCCTGCAACATCAGCCGCTGATCTCGATGCATCTGGCGCTGtctctccaccaccatctgCTCCGCTCTCTCCCGTGCCGGGGGTCAACACTAAGCTCGCTTCACATTCCATTACCACGCAACTTGCCACTTACTTTACTGCTCTCGCCAATAACCCGGCAACACGCGAGCACAAAGCTTGGAAACGCTTCGTTCGtgtcgaagccgacgacTTCCAAAGtgttcgagtcgagcgccGGGTCCGCAAGGTCCGCAGCGATCTAGCCGAACATGTCAAGTCGTCCGTGGCACCGCGCAACACCAATGTCGGTGTCGCTCCGGCGCAGTCCGACCTCGAAGAAGATGGTGGGCCCACCGAAGACGACCTCGATCTAGACTCGGCCGATGACTCTTCGCGTGCTTCAGGCACGCCAGCTGGCCGAATCAGCCGCGCCACCGTCGTTTCCCGTTCCGGCTCCCTCGACACCACCTCTTCTGACAGACGTGGCGTGGCTGACGACAGCCGCTCCACTAACACCAACATCGAAATGATCCCAGAGGAGCAACATGGCGAAGATTTTCACGAAGCCAGCACCGATAGGCAAGGTGATGCAGCCAAGCTTCATCACAACCGCTCCCATCGTCGCCGCAAGGGTTCCAACAAGGTCACTGTCGACGACTTTGAGATGATCCGCGTGCTTGGCAAGGGTTGCGCTGGCAAGGTCCTTCTCGTGCGTCATACATCGTCGCGGGGTCTCTATGCGATGAAGTCGATTCACAAGAGGCACGTGCTAGCACACCAAGAGCTGCAGCATACGCTCACCGAGCAAGCCGTGCTCAAGCGCATGGCCAAGGACGTCCTCGACCCCTTTGTGGTGCGCTTGTGGTGGTCCTTCCACGACCGAAATAACCTCTATCTTGTCATGGACTTCCACCCGGGCGGAGATCTTGCCACACAGCTCTCGCGGTGGGGACGTCTTGGCCGTGATCGCGCTCGATTCTACGCagccgagatcgtcgaAGGCGTCGAAGGCCTTCACAAGGCTGGTGTCATCTATCGTGATCTCAAGCCTGAGAACGTGCTCATCGGCGCCGACGGCCACATCGTTCTCTCCGACTTTGGTCTCTCCAAGGAGTTTAGCAGTCGCAGCAGATCCGTCGGTAGCATCACCCCTCCACCCACTTCGCCTGGCCGCTCGCATTCCAGCACAAGTGTCAACAAGCAAAGATCGACGCACTGGATGTCGGCTtccgacgatgctgctgatggaTCGTCTAGGTCATCTTCCAGCCGATGGCTTGACGAGCGGGAAACCACCACCACATTCTGCGGCACTGCCGAGTATCTGGCACCCGAGGTTCTCCAGGGTCAAGCCTACTCGTACGAGGTCGACTGGTGGAGCTTCGGTACTATGCTCTACGAAATGCTCACTGGCATCACACCCTTCTGGGCCGACACGCATGCCGACATGTATGCCAAGGTGCTTCGCGACCCCTTGGTCTTCCCCGAAGATCGAGTCCTGGACCAGGACACCAAGAGTATCCTCCGCGGTCTGCTGCAGAGGAACCCGCAGCTGCGAATGAAGGAGCCGCGAATCAAGAAGCACCCTTACTTTTCCATGATCGAGTGGGACCACATCTTCCATAAGCGCTACATTCCGCCCTACATCCCTCCCATCGATCCCGATAACGAGATCGACACACAGAACTTTGACGAGACCTTCTTGGAGATGCAGCCTACCGTCGCTCACGAACAAGATGTGAGCGTCGACATGACCTCTGCCGCTGGCGAGGACGTCGTCGGTGGTACTGGGTTTACCCATACTGCCGATGATCCCTTGAAACGCACTGCAggtgcggctgcagcagccacgcCGGACCAGAGCATGGACGATCGAGAAGCGTCGCAGCACAACAATCTCTTTGACGGATACTCCTTCAGGGGCCGAAAAGATTCTGGCTCGATCATCTCGAACCTGTCGTCTGATCAGCTAGAGGAAGATGTGGGCAATGCTGCTCTCTCGGCCTCGCCCGTAAAGAAAGTTGCTGCCAATGGCGTCAAGCACCAACCAAAGCAGCTTTCCCCAGCGCCTACTGTCGCAAAGGTGTCGACCGCTCCTGTAGCTGCACAGGCCACCGAGttgcagtcacagtcgcAAAGCGCGTCGACTCAGCATCCTGTCGTCGATGCCTCGATcatcgaggaagaggaggaggacgacgacgaaacAGCAGCCCGCAACGCAGCTGCAGTGCTCGCCCAGCTTGAACAAGAAGCAAACATGGAAGCATCCTCGGTAGCAGGCACGTCGGCTACGGACGGCTTGATCGGCGATGGCATGCAGCCCCATAGTCGAGACTGCACGACCACAAACTCAGACTCGCAGAGTGACCGTTCCGTCAGTCAGATTCAGAGCTCCCCTGCCAGCTCATACGCGAGTCGGTCGGCAGCGCCCCGCAAGACAGTTCCCTCTGCCGTCGGGCGTCCGAGTCATGGTGCTATCCACGAAGACGACggcgaggacgatgacTGGGACATGGTCGAGCTGTCCGGTCCCGATGGTGCGCTAAAGTCTGAGCTCAACGGCGGACGCGGTACCAACCTTTTTGCCCGCGGCGTTGTCGATACGTACCGCCTGCTTCGGCGCCAAGAATCTTCGCGCATCCCAGCTTCGTCAAGTCactcatccacctcgagccGCCCCTTCAACCGTCTCGGCAAGCGACGCAATGGCCAGGGCTTGGCCTCGATGCGATCCAAGGCCTCAATGGGCGAGCTTCCGACGGCGAACAGCCTCAACACGGTTACGCCAACGGATGCGATCCCTCTGAATGGCGATGCGGAGAAGGAAGCTGCGGTCGAACAGGCGGCGGCCAAGCTGTCAGCCACCGGCGGCCGTGCATCGGTTTTATCGGCATCTTCCCACACCGAGCTGAACCGTCGATCTGCAGCCTCACCAAGCCTCTCGGGCAGCGAGGAGAACAAGCACCAGGCTCGGCTCAAGAAGATCAAGCGCTTCACGACGTTTTTCGAGAATTCCTCGCATCGTTGATGCGCTCGTTCATGCAGGGTCACGAGCACtaacaatcacgaatgtacCTTTTTGCCCCATCACCGCGAGGTGTTGCTTCGGGCGGGAAGGGCTATACCTGAGATCCAGCAGATCTACAACGAGTTTTGCTGCGGTCTCTTCTTACTTGCTGACAAAGCGGTCTCTTTCCCTATAACTATACGTCCATTTTGGATGCACACACTCTTTTTGATTTAGACTTGCGTCGTTCTTGGGGTTCGTCTTGGTCATTAACAGCGACATTTGCACATTCTTTTGGCACATGCTACATTCACTCTCTTTCACTCTCTTTGGTCCAACTCCCAGTGTCGCTCCTTTGTTCTTCATTGTCACCGCTGCCGCGATACAGTCATTATACGCTTGATCACAGATGGATGgtgtgaatcacgaaagtTGATGGGGTATATGAGTGACTGTCGATGAGATGAGAGGAGATCGTGATTAATGCCACGAATCTGACTGTGTTTGGGAGAGGATCTTTGGGGGTCTAGCTTTGTACAGAGCGGTGAGAGATTGTTTTTGGATCCAGAGTTTTGTTCCGTCTGGACGAACTTTGTCTATGGGGATGAggtcaaagtcgatgaTGAGGGCGCTTTGTTGACCGCCGTAAGCGCGGGAGATGCCTGTATCGATGAGGAGGATGGTGTTGTTGCATCTGGTGACGAAGCCGTCGAAATGCGGGGTGTGGCCCATTACGAGCTGGTTTACGGCGAGAGACTTTGTTGCTTtctcggcgttggcgcAAGCGTGCGAGAGGCGGTCGGTTGCGTAGCCGCGGTACCAGAGTGGACCGTGTTCGGACCACAAGGCTTGCTCGTCCGACGTGGTATTGGGGGGTAGCCACGAATTGGGCTGGGAAGAGAGACCTTTGAGGAGCAACGAGTGACCGACAGTGTTGATAAAGTCGATTCCGAGTGCGGCGTACTGCGGAGTGATTCCTCCGTGGACGAAGCTCACGCGCGGTGGCGTGTAGTTGGGCGGAAGAGCCGGATGCGTTTCGGGCAACAAGGAGATCGTATGCGTTACATTGTAGTTGTGCAACCACTCCTGACCAATCCAGCCTTGATCAGACATGGCATGTCGACGCGCTTGCACTCCACCGAAACTTTCCACATCCGCCTTGGTAACGTACCGCCAATCACCGATCGCATTCATCACCTCGTGATTGCCCAGACAATTCTTTACCTCTCCACCGGCAAGTCGAGCCTGTTGACGGAGAGAGACAAACAGGCGGTACAGCGCAATCGTGTCGTCGCCACGATCAACAATGTCGCCGGTGGAGACAAGCGTGTCGTGCCCTCCGATCCACGTGTATGCGTGGTCTGCGCTGCGAGTGCGCGAAACGATCGAGGCCATCGAGAGCACGTTGAGCGCGTGGTCGAGATCGCCGTGCAAGTCAGCAACCGCAACGGTCCGACGTGAAATCGCAGTGCGACCATCCGCAAGAGACGCGCCAGGTCCGAGCGAGCCGTGCGTGTGCGAGCCAGTCGTCGTCAGCGAGGTAGACGACGATATGTCGCGCCAAGAATAGTACCGGTAGCCAGAGTACAAACCCATAGCTATAAAGCCGTGAATCACTAACCTCATTGCTGCTGATATTGACATCATTGCTACGGCGAACTGACGTGCATAGATACGTCACAAGTGCCAGAGTGCAAACCACGATCGATCAAGGcgatgatgttggtgaTCACGGTCAAGCGGAACCACCAAGCAGTtttcagtcgtgagtcaagGGTCCACAAAGGAAAGGTCCACAAAACAGTACAGTCACAAGGCGTGGAAAAAACGTGCACGTGCCTCAGTTTTCATCATCCACGATCCGCGACTCTCCCACAGtcaagagtcacgagtgagtgtGCAGCGCTTGCCACGTTTCACAACACATGACTTTTGCTAGTCAAGATCACTCGATTCTGACGCTATGACTCAGCTCCCCGCACAACTACCTGGACAGGATAAGGACAAAGTTGAGCACTAGTGACGCCTGGTAGATGCGCCTTGTTGTTCCCAACAAAACGCAAGACTTGATCCACAAACCCTGCCAGCTCCCGTTCCATCGATTCTGCATCCCCTCCAGACTGCTTGAGCTCAAACGTGATGGTCCACCGTTCAAAAGCTTCCTCGTCAAGGCTTGCGAAATCAGCCTGAACGAGATCGTCTTGAGCCTGTACAGGCTGGCAAGCAACTGATGCG contains these protein-coding regions:
- a CDS encoding serine/threonine protein kinase B-related Ukb1, with protein sequence MPTTVPSTVASANAVSSIQSQKKFSTFAGLRDMSARGGSYNGTTGQPNSNRTSIRGLFDEDGNPGSLNASPRLPTTELNSTLTDPASAAALGRSADGPWSISVAEAKDKREGRKRKQLVASYTLYVTTPTHNLTLIRSANDITEVDQKIRDALPSSRLPALPTMPNFAPSSSGRKFFQTLSRTLSPGASKSRSTFSNLIGDPATSAADLDASGAVSPPPSAPLSPVPGVNTKLASHSITTQLATYFTALANNPATREHKAWKRFVRVEADDFQSVRVERRVRKVRSDLAEHVKSSVAPRNTNVGVAPAQSDLEEDGGPTEDDLDLDSADDSSRASGTPAGRISRATVVSRSGSLDTTSSDRRGVADDSRSTNTNIEMIPEEQHGEDFHEASTDRQGDAAKLHHNRSHRRRKGSNKVTVDDFEMIRVLGKGCAGKVLLVRHTSSRGLYAMKSIHKRHVLAHQELQHTLTEQAVLKRMAKDVLDPFVVRLWWSFHDRNNLYLVMDFHPGGDLATQLSRWGRLGRDRARFYAAEIVEGVEGLHKAGVIYRDLKPENVLIGADGHIVLSDFGLSKEFSSRSRSVGSITPPPTSPGRSHSSTSVNKQRSTHWMSASDDAADGSSRSSSSRWLDERETTTTFCGTAEYLAPEVLQGQAYSYEVDWWSFGTMLYEMLTGITPFWADTHADMYAKVLRDPLVFPEDRVLDQDTKSILRGLLQRNPQLRMKEPRIKKHPYFSMIEWDHIFHKRYIPPYIPPIDPDNEIDTQNFDETFLEMQPTVAHEQDVSVDMTSAAGEDVVGGTGFTHTADDPLKRTAGAAAAATPDQSMDDREASQHNNLFDGYSFRGRKDSGSIISNLSSDQLEEDVGNAALSASPVKKVAANGVKHQPKQLSPAPTVAKVSTAPVAAQATELQSQSQSASTQHPVVDASIIEEEEEDDDETAARNAAAVLAQLEQEANMEASSVAGTSATDGLIGDGMQPHSRDCTTTNSDSQSDRSVSQIQSSPASSYASRSAAPRKTVPSAVGRPSHGAIHEDDGEDDDWDMVELSGPDGALKSELNGGRGTNLFARGVVDTYRLLRRQESSRIPASSSHSSTSSRPFNRLGKRRNGQGLASMRSKASMGELPTANSLNTVTPTDAIPLNGDAEKEAAVEQAAAKLSATGGRASVLSASSHTELNRRSAASPSLSGSEENKHQARLKKIKRFTTFFENSSHR